In Dermacentor albipictus isolate Rhodes 1998 colony chromosome 6, USDA_Dalb.pri_finalv2, whole genome shotgun sequence, the following proteins share a genomic window:
- the LOC139060883 gene encoding uncharacterized protein translates to MPMSCVAYGCSSRDSPSRTVRFFRFPSVKRDRQRREAWIRAVKRQDAQGRPWQPSAASRLCGKHFVTGAPSLSPGHPDFIPTLFVYTDQFRKKDAVDRHVRTAARSKRKTGAPPTAGTEVSGQGGTCKGRSDGEPDMSCVQGADSSFDEEGAADALLLLATSPMLTEPQEVLEPTPLSREENTDHLLTENVALQRKVRDLELQCRKLKRCTFSVDTIHKSSFKFYTGLQSKEQFEALFKHIEKNAERMVYWDGGKTQAKERQLSKREELFMVLYRLRTGVCAKEVARIFGISQSCLSRIFCTWVIFIDKELSALTRFPTLAEIKRHMPMAFSDFSNTRVILDCTEVRIQRPSKLQAQRHTFSSYKHYNTFKALVGVTPDGYVSFVPDLWGGHVSDSEVVEKSGLLGLLDAGDGVMVDKGFRLEGVFPPSIQIHMPPFKMGNQLSASDVIATRKIAGARIHVERVIRRIKEFHFLDKPLPINMLDIIDSIFRTCAFLCNFLQPIISINNENK, encoded by the exons atgccaatgtcgtgtgtcgcgtacggctgcagttcacgtgacagtcccagcaggacagtgcggtttttccgatttccgtcggtaaaacgagatcgacagcgccgtgaagcctggattagggctgtgaagcggcaagatgcgcaagggcgtccatggcagccgtcagcagcatctcgactctgcgggaagcactttgtgacag GGGCACCTTCACTGTCACCCGGACATCCGGACTTCATACCGACGCTGTTCGTGTATACAGACCAGTTCAGAAAGAAGGACGCGGTCGACCGCCATGTtcgtaccgcggcgcgttccaagaGGAAAACAGGCGCTCCACCAACAGCAG GTACAGAGGTTTCAGGTCAAGGAGGAACTTGTAAAGGTCGCAGTGATGGGGAACCAGACATGTCCTGTGTTCAGG GTGCAGACTCTTCATTCGACGAGGAAGGAGCAGCTGATGCACTCTTGCTGCTTGCAACATCCCCAATGCTCACTGAGCCACAGGAGGTCCTAGAGCCAACGCCCTTAAGCAGagaggagaacactgaccacctattaactgaaaatgtggcattacaacggaaagtcagggatctagaactgcaatgcagaaagctaaaacgctgcacgttttctgtggatactattcacaaatcgtcttttaagttttatacaggactgcaaagtaaggaacagtttgaagcactctttaagcacattgaaaaaaatgcagaacgcatggtttattgggatggaggaaaaacacaagcaaaggaaagacagctctCCAAGCGCGAAGAACTTTTCATGGTGCTGTATAGGCTCAGGACTGGTGTTTGTGCCAAGGAAGTGGCTCGAATCTTTGGAATTTCTCAGTCATGCCTTAGTCGCATCTTTTGTACATGGGTAATTTTTATCGATAAAGAGCTCTCAGcattgacaaggtttcccacattagcagagatcaaaaggcacatgccaatggcattcagtgacttctcaaacactagagtcatccttgattgcacagaggtgagaatccaaagaccttcaaaactacaggcacagaggcatactttctcctcgtacaagcattataacacgttcaaagcacttgttggggtaacaccagatggctacgtttcatttgtgccagatttgtggggtgggcatgttagtgatagcgaagttgtCGAAAAATCGGGCCTACTGGGTTTATTAGATGCGGGGGACGGTGTGATGGTCGACAAAGGCTTCAGGTTGGAGGGCGTTTTTCCACCATCTATTCAAATCCACATGCCACCATTTAAAATGGGGAACCAATTGTCAGCTAGTGACGTGATTGCCACCCGAAAAATAGCTGGCGCTAGGATCCATGTTGAGCGAGTCATAAGACGTatcaaagaatttcattttttagacaaaccactgccaatcaacatgctcgacattattgacagcatttttaggacttgcgcctttttgtgcaattttctacAGCCAATCATTTCAATCAATAATGAGAACAAGTAG
- the LOC135905359 gene encoding uncharacterized protein isoform X2, giving the protein MEPAGDCFVPGGFFSVTNGWKKRFGNVKIPTEAQLEEHMVSSGARFARQQMKGTMFQEEGYVRNVMYNDVSAESTCGLLRSICLPSMKGGYYIVHAAISKASGSILAGHCLCPAGLSGTCQHFVGLILHAIHLAQKDAATCTEVPCAWIVPAQVKKHEPPLPLQDITFHTRKHEGAKRRRFDPLPGLSPSDPSLLAADLEKVAANCLLLRYMSKENSGESLDEHSPSEVAPEASDTPLVPDIEDIHSETCQRLIQESYTGPLGGQQSSCSRVDDWTGRKSNMAHGADWSANCLNV; this is encoded by the exons atggagcccgctggtgactgctttgtacctggaggtttcttcagcgtgacgaaCGGCTGGAAAAAGCGCTTCGGCAACGTCAAAATACCCACGGAAGCGCAGCTCGAAGAACACATGGTGTCGAGCGGAGCGCGCTTCGCGCGACAGCAAATGAAAGGAACgatgttccaagaagaaggatacgTGCGCAACGTCATGTACAACGACGTGTCAGCAGAATCCACGTGCGGACTTTTGCGTAGTATCTGCCTACCGTCAATGAAAGGCGGCTATTACATCGTGCACGCCGCGATTTCCAAGGCGTCGGGCTCCATCCTGGCTGGTCATTGCCTCTGCCCCGCAGG cctgagCGGCACATGCCAACATTTTGTTGGGTTAATCCTTCATGCCATTCACTTGGCGCAAAAGGATGCGGCAACGTGCACGGAAGTTCCATGTGCTTGGATTGTTCCTGCCCAAG tcaaaaagcatgagccacctctgcctctgcaagacatcacttttcacacaaggaaacatgaaggtGCGAAAAGGCGGCGGTTTGATCCACTGCCAGGGCTCTCACCGAGTGACCCATCTCTGCTTGCTGCCGATCTCGAAAAGGTGGCAGCAAACTGCCTGCTTCTCCGTTATATGAGCAAAGAAAACTCAGGAGAATCACTT gatgaacacagtcccagtgaagtggcaccagaagcttcagacactccactggtcccagacattgaagacatccacagtgagacctgtcaaagactcatacaagagag ctatacAGGCCCTCTCGGTGGACAGCAGAGCAGTTGTTCTCGAGTCGACGATTGGACAGGCCGCAAATCCAACATGGCACATGGAGCGGATTGGTCGGCTAACTGCctcaatgtttaa
- the LOC135905359 gene encoding uncharacterized protein isoform X1 has translation MEPAGDCFVPGGFFSVTNGWKKRFGNVKIPTEAQLEEHMVSSGARFARQQMKGTMFQEEGYVRNVMYNDVSAESTCGLLRSICLPSMKGGYYIVHAAISKASGSILAGHCLCPAGLSGTCQHFVGLILHAIHLAQKDAATCTEVPCAWIVPAQVKKHEPPLPLQDITFHTRKHEGAKRRRFDPLPGLSPSDPSLLAADLEKVAANCLLLRYMSKENSGESLDEHSPSEVAPEASDTPLVPDIEDIHSETCQRLIQERFDAIQALSVDSRAVVLESTIGQAANPTWHMERIGRLTASMFKRIVRCRKPDSIVKEILYPRSYKTEAMHYGNVHEPDAVQAYEQLMACMDKTITVGYTGLHVHAEHPFIAASPDRLVFEGSDMGLLEVKCPFSFKGKSIEEAAASLKFCCRATGNEITLKREHEYYYQLQGQMAVTGLSWCDFVVWTNAASIASSLHVERIGGLPGRYSTYVYLFNFVYDVSFPTFKLVFKQLKCAIRDCFCSSRVNHT, from the exons atggagcccgctggtgactgctttgtacctggaggtttcttcagcgtgacgaaCGGCTGGAAAAAGCGCTTCGGCAACGTCAAAATACCCACGGAAGCGCAGCTCGAAGAACACATGGTGTCGAGCGGAGCGCGCTTCGCGCGACAGCAAATGAAAGGAACgatgttccaagaagaaggatacgTGCGCAACGTCATGTACAACGACGTGTCAGCAGAATCCACGTGCGGACTTTTGCGTAGTATCTGCCTACCGTCAATGAAAGGCGGCTATTACATCGTGCACGCCGCGATTTCCAAGGCGTCGGGCTCCATCCTGGCTGGTCATTGCCTCTGCCCCGCAGG cctgagCGGCACATGCCAACATTTTGTTGGGTTAATCCTTCATGCCATTCACTTGGCGCAAAAGGATGCGGCAACGTGCACGGAAGTTCCATGTGCTTGGATTGTTCCTGCCCAAG tcaaaaagcatgagccacctctgcctctgcaagacatcacttttcacacaaggaaacatgaaggtGCGAAAAGGCGGCGGTTTGATCCACTGCCAGGGCTCTCACCGAGTGACCCATCTCTGCTTGCTGCCGATCTCGAAAAGGTGGCAGCAAACTGCCTGCTTCTCCGTTATATGAGCAAAGAAAACTCAGGAGAATCACTT gatgaacacagtcccagtgaagtggcaccagaagcttcagacactccactggtcccagacattgaagacatccacagtgagacctgtcaaagactcatacaagagaggtttgatg ctatacAGGCCCTCTCGGTGGACAGCAGAGCAGTTGTTCTCGAGTCGACGATTGGACAGGCCGCAAATCCAACATGGCACATGGAGCGGATTGGTCGGCTAACTGCctcaatgtttaaaagaattgtgCGGTGCCGGAAACCTGACAGTATTGTTAAAGAGATACTTTACCCGCGGAGCTATAAAACTGAAGCCATGCACTATGGAAATGTGCACGAGCCAGATGCCGTTCAGGCATATGAACAGCTAATGGCCTGCATGGATAAGACCATAACTGTGGGATATACAGGCCTGCACGTGCATGCTGAGCATCCGTTTATTGCTGCATCCCCAGATAGACTGGTATTTGAGGGCAGTGACATGGGGCTGCTAGAAGTTAAATGCCCGTTTTCTTTCAAAGGAAAAAGTATCGAAGAAGCTGCAGCTTCTCTAAAGTTTTGTTGTAGGGCAACAGGTAATGAAATTACATTGAAAAGGGAGCACGAATACTATTACCAGTTGCAGGGCCAAATGGCAGTGACAGGACTTAGCTGGTGCGACTTCGTTGTGTGGACTAATGCAGCATCCATTGCATCCTCCTTACACGTCGAAAGGattggtggattgcccggtcggtacagtacctacgtatatctctttaattttgtctatgatgtcagcttcccgaccttcaaactcgttttcaagcagcttaagtgtgcgattcgcgactgtttttgttcctcccgggtcaatcatacttag